The Candidatus Thiodiazotropha endoloripes genome has a window encoding:
- a CDS encoding OmpH family outer membrane protein, whose translation MNSIRFLLITLTMACFAAGSAYAEEYRIAFVNATKVFEESPQYKTARERLQTEFSRREKDLLASQKQLKQLEEKLQRDGSVMSESEVKRLERDILSRSRKLKNAQTEFREDLNLRQNEEFKKLRQQVREVIQEVGKSEKIDLIVSDGVVYFSKKIDISDKVLDKLRERKAE comes from the coding sequence GTGAACTCAATACGTTTTTTACTAATCACTTTGACCATGGCATGTTTTGCTGCCGGTAGTGCCTACGCTGAGGAGTATCGCATTGCTTTTGTCAATGCCACCAAGGTATTTGAAGAATCACCGCAATACAAAACCGCGCGGGAACGCCTGCAGACAGAGTTTTCCCGACGGGAGAAAGACCTGCTGGCCTCACAGAAGCAGCTCAAGCAGCTTGAGGAGAAACTTCAGCGGGATGGTTCGGTGATGAGTGAGTCCGAGGTGAAGCGTCTTGAGCGGGATATCCTCAGTCGCAGTCGCAAACTGAAAAATGCCCAGACAGAGTTTCGTGAGGATCTGAACCTGCGTCAGAACGAGGAGTTCAAGAAACTGCGCCAGCAGGTTCGTGAGGTCATTCAGGAGGTGGGTAAGAGTGAAAAAATCGATCTGATCGTCTCGGATGGGGTGGTCTATTTCAGTAAAAAGATCGACATTTCTGACAAGGTGTTGGATAAACTGCGTGAACGAAAAGCTGAATAA